In Nicotiana tabacum cultivar K326 chromosome 19, ASM71507v2, whole genome shotgun sequence, one DNA window encodes the following:
- the LOC107825239 gene encoding general transcription and DNA repair factor IIH subunit TFB4, with the protein MTPVSSKLYTDDVSLLMVLIDTNPYFWSSMKNTAFTFSKFLSHVLAFLNSILLLNQMNQVVVIATGYHSCDYVFDSSSSMQRAECLLEKLEEFVDKDESLSQEDSVDGVGFSLLSGSLSMALCYIQRVFRTGPLHPQPRILCLHGSPDGPGQYVAVMNAIFSAQRSMVPIDSCVIGSQHSAFLQQASYITGGVYLKPQVSDGLFQYLSTVFATDLHSRAFLQLPRPVGVDFRASCFCHKNTIDMGYICSVCLSIFCKHHKKCSTCGSNFGEARKQDPSASDQKRKTPDGS; encoded by the exons ATGACTCCGGTTTCATCAAAGCTTTACACAG ATGATGTAAGCCTATTGATGGTTCTGATCGATACTAATCCGTACTTTTGGAGCTCCATGAAGAATACTGCCTTCACATTCTCTAAATTCCTATCTCAT GTTCTTGCTTTCTTGAATTCAATACTTCTGCTGAATCAGATGAACCAAGTGGTTGTGATTGCAACTGGTTACCATTCATGTGACTATGTGTTTGATTCGTCTAGTTCAATGCAAAGGGCTGAATGCTTGTTGGAGAAACTAGAAGAGTTTGTGGATAAAGATGAATCCTTGAGTCAAGAAGACTCTGTTGATGGAGTTGGATTTTCACTTCTTTCTGGTTCCCTTTCCATGGCTCTCTGCT ATATTCAACGGGTATTTCGTACAGGGCCTCTTCATCCACAGCCTCGG ATATTGTGTCTGCATGGATCGCCAGATGGGCCCGGACA ATATGTTGCAGTCATGAATGCAATTTTCTCAGCTCAACGTTCAATG GTACCGATTGATTCGTGTGTAATAGGATCCCAGCATTCTGCTTTTCTTCAGCAG GCCTCTTACATCACTGGTGGTGTATATTTGAAACCCCAAGTATCAGATGGACTGTTTCAATATCTCTCG ACGGTGTTTGCGACTGATTTGCATTCTCGTGCCTTTTTGCAACTTCCCAGGCCTGTGGGAGTTGACTTTCGTGCATC GTGCTTTTGCCACAAGAACACAATTGACATGGGCTACATATGCTCTGTTTGTTTATCCATATTCTGCAAGCATCATAAGAAATGCTCAACATGCGG ATCAAATTTTGGAGAGGCACGAAAGCAGGATCCCTCAGCCTCGGATCAGAAGAGAAAGACCCCAGATGGTAGTTGA